Within Gavia stellata isolate bGavSte3 chromosome 12, bGavSte3.hap2, whole genome shotgun sequence, the genomic segment ATCATGGCTTCTCATACAAGCtcttaagaaaatgaaactcaTCAAGGCCAATGTTTTGACAGTCCTGTTCAGCTCCCACTGAAGGCAGGGACTTTTACCACGGACTGTCGGGAGCAGAACCTCTCCTGTGTGTAAACTTCAGTGAAAGAAGGGTATATTGAGAGCCCTACGTGTCTCTCTGTCGCTTTTTGTACTCTATAGGCAACTGGTAGCCTTTCCTTTTGAGCCCTATGGACATGTAGCATTGATGATAGTCCCCAGGGATCAGGGGCTATGCCCTAGTATTACGGAGCACACAGAGCCAAAACCCCTAGTCCCTCTTTTCTGTGTAatacgtaaaaaaaaaaaaaaaaaccaaactccaGAGAGGCAGATtagtcctttccttttctctgttttcacttgGCTATGtgaaggggaagagaggggaaaaaagaactgTGAAACCTTCAGGAACTGGTTATTTAAACGTATTTTTTTGCTCGGGAATAGCAACATGATGGTACTTTTAAAACTCTAGAACCCTCTTTAGTAAAATGGTTGTGCTGCACATGAATCATAGGGAGCTGTTCAATTCTCAAATGCTTTTTGAACCCAGAGGAAAAGGTCTATATTATTCAGTTCAAATCATTCAGTTTTGACTAGTCCCCACAAGAAAGGGAACAAGGAAGCAGTGACTAACATTTTGTACCTGGCACAGAAATTGGAGCGCAGCCACATCACTGCTACAGCAAGTAGCTTCTTCTCTGCAAGGTAGTGTCGACTCATGGGAAATAGAAAAATACCGTAATTTCTAGATTTGGGCATGAGGAATTGCCTAGTGGTGTTATTCTGCAAGCTAGGGCCCCAGTTCTTCATCTGGGCAGACCATtcagtgggagaggaggggtgGTATAACCACAGGGGCTTGGGCATGGATCTCTGCCACTGGTGTGTCATGGGGCCATGGGCAAGCTCACTCAATATGTAGAAGACTGATGTGTTGTTAGGATTGAACTTGGGCTCAAAGTGTTTTCTGTGGATGTTCACTAAAACAAGAAGATGGAATTTTCTATGCAGTATGATGTTGGCACTCATCTGTGTTTGCTTCTCACGAAAATTCTAGCAACCAGATTTGCTGTCTGTGAAACAGCAATTTCTTAGTAAGGGATACAGAATATTCATgggaaacaaatgcattttgaatTCATTAGCTTAATTCAAAGAGTTAAGTGCAGCCGGTTAGGGAAGGAAGGCCATAACATGACTTGCTGAAACACAGTTAATGCTTTACATTTTAGCTAGTTACCTTGTaaagatgcaaaaataaatagttgCAAACAAATGCTGACAAACACTCTATGCACAATTTTGAATACAAACTTACCAGCAGGCAACATAGGTTATTAAACGAAAGTTTTTctaataacaataatttttaaaaagtgcaggGGAAAGGGAGTGGTCTTCCCCCTGTTGTAATTCTGAGCCTTGGCTCAGGTAGAGGTTTTCACACACACGGCAGAGGGCAGTAGGAAGCTAATTGTTTATGAAAATCCATTTGGCATTTCTTCATGAAAGTCAGTTTTTgatggttggtttgtttttgtttatttccaaAACCTGACTGTAGATTTTCCCATTACTCTGTGTAAAATGGTTGCTTTGGTTCGAATTCATTGTGTCATAGTTTCTGAGCTGCTCCTTCCAGTAAGGTATTAACTGGCCTCATGTTTGCAGTAGTTGATGTGAAATCTCCTCCTACAAATCCGATCTAAAATTCACTGAAGTCTGATATAGAGTTAAGTGAGGCAACAGTGCAGGGTATGTAAATCTAGGGACACAATGTGTTGCAGGGTATAGGTACTCAATACTGATGTTTTGGTGGTATTTGCActtggggctgagctgcctttAAGGAGGAGTGAGCCTGAGCATCCCTTTTGATGGTGGAAAGCATCCATCTTCCTCTTCATTCTGACTGGCTTCTCCTCCTGCAGTCTGGGCCCACTGGTTGGCAAAGTGAAGGAGTACCAGGTGGAAACCATTGTGGATACGCTGTGTACAAACATGTTATCTGACAAGGAACAGCTGCGGGACATCTCTAGCATTGGACTGAAAACAGTCATCTCGGAGCTGCCACCAGCTTCTACAGGTAAAATGTCTGTCCCTGTTTGTCAGACTGTGGCAATAGGGAGTCACAGCCTTTAGGAAACAGGGAAAAGTGTTCAGTTCAGGGCCTAAAAGTTACAGATCCCTTATTCACCTGCTAAAGCACAAGTAATGAAATAAGGAGGAGGGATAGTAGAAGTTGAGACACAGATGTTGTTAAAGATGGGATGAAATGAAAACTTGAGCTGGTCACCCCAAGGATACTTAAGTCTGAAACTGCATCTGAGTTCTTGGAGAAATCCATTTTTGTTTACAGCAATCCTAAAGCATTCGGTATGCGTCAAGATATTGCTCTTTGGGCAGTCTTGCAGGGCCATTGGTCTCCACATCAGCAACACCACCACCCTCTGCAATCTCGGCAGTGCCAGCACTGCACCACCTCCTGTCTGCAGCCTGGCTGGACTGAGTCTTCTGACTGCCACAGCTACCCTGGCTGCTTCTCCTGCATTTGGAACTACGTATCCCAAAAATGCAGCAGCTATTCAGAAGATACCTGAGGCTGCCAGAGATTTAAGTTTCCTCTGCAGCCATCTCATGTATCTGTTGTTCCTTCATGGCAGGTGGCTGTGGCagtgctgccaggctgctggaTTTTAGGTTGGGAGGAGAACTGCAATTAGTATGTAAATACTTGGGATTGACTCTGTGTGGGTAGAAGGCAGCAAAAGCAGTGTGGGTTTGCTGCAAAACGGAGACTGGACATCTTCCCCTGTGCTTTCTTCACCCTAAGCCCCACTCCATGTGGTTGCTGTTGCTGTGGTGTTGTCTGGAGCAAAGGGAAGGTTTGAAATAATAGTCCAAGAAGCAGCGTGTGCCTGAGGCAGGCTCCTTTCTCAGTGTGGTACAGCAGTTAATGATGCTCCAAGGATGTTCCACTTCTCTTTGTTGCATCACAGAGGCTGTTCAGAACGGCATGGGAAGCAGTTGTCCCTTCCTTTGAAAGTTTCGTGGAATTTAAAGCGGCTTATGATTTGCACTGAAccaactgggaaaaaaaccacaacaaaaatcGGTGTTGGGACAGGCACACCCCAGCATGAAGACTAAACTTGTATCTAGACATTGATCTGAACTGTAGGAGATTGAGATTCTAGACTGTGGTTGTAATCTCAACACATTCTTGAACCTGGGTTATACGTTCTTTTGCAACAGATTTATGTAGTTCTACCCTTAAATTGCATCATGCAGCTGACAAGCAGTTTCTGTCAAGACTGCTCTTCCTATGGAGAAAACCTCGATGTGTTGAAAGTGAacattttcaagttaaaaaCAGGGCAAAAAACATGCCAGAATCTTCCCGCCTATCTCTGCTCCATGCATTGCATGGGTCTGGGAGCTGCCTGTGAGACAGCCAGGCTGTTTTGGGGTAAAAGACACTCTCCAAGAAGAGAAGCTTCTTCCAAATAGTTAATGCATCATACCGCAGAGGGAGATACCCCGCTGTTTGCAGTGTGTATCTACCATCTTAAACAAAAGCTAGTTGACTGCTATTCTGTCCCAGTGgtgatttatttcatttttttttaatgtagcagGGATTAAATGGTTCTTAGCagtaaaaagacatttttaactgacagtggggaaaaatatCTCTCTTGCAGGCTCCACTATGACAGCAAATGTGTGCAAAAAGATCACAGCCCAGCTGACAGGAGCCATTGGCAAGCAGGAGGATGTATCTGTGCAGCTGGAGGCCCTTGATATCCTGTCAGATATGCTGAGCAGGTACCAAAGGATTTTCTTCTGTCAGCTGTGTACGGCAGGGGGCTGCATGTATGTGTTAGCTtttgatttctgtatttccctaatcctggtatgaagacttaaaaataaagaatttggGTTGTCTGCCACTGGGGAGTATCTCAGCAGAGCAGATTCCCCTACAGAGATGAGAGACAGCATGCTGAGCCCTTCTGTGCTTGGGAATAGCAGTAACATTGGTGATGGATCCCGCAGAAGTTCAGTTTAAACAAATGTAGGGAGGGAGAGGGCAAAGCAGGGAAGTTTATTTTAGCCCTGTGATATGATCAtgcatgaattttttttcctggctgccTCTTTCTCTTGTTACATAAGTCAGAGTGACAGTGTCATATGTCAACTGCATGCAGGAAATTATTGACAAACCCCCAGGTCATCCAGAAGGACACTGTCAAAATCAAAATCCTCCATGATGGAAACAAATAACCTCTCCCCGTGTTATACAGAACATGTCAGTGTTTAGACCAAAATGCCAAACCCacccttttcctctctctccccacaACATGCATGAAGTCTTCATAGCTAAtggatttttacattttttgctGACAAGAGAGCTTTTTCTCTGAGGCTTTGACTCTCAACTTCTGTCTTGTGCTGTTGATTGCAGACTAGGGGGAACACTCTACTCTTTCCATTCCTCCATTCTGAactgcctccttccccagctgacAAGCCCCAGGCTGGCAGTACGTAAAAGGGCCATCATTGCCTTGGGTCATCTTGTCTTGACCTGCAGCGGAAACATCTTCTCAGAGCTCACAGAACATCTGCTTGCCGAGCTGAAGAGGAATGAGTCTACTTCTACTACCAGGACGTATATTCAGTGTGTCGCTGGCATCAGTAGGCAGGCTGGACACCGCATAGGTAGGGCGAGTAGCTTGAAATGATGCTGGGAAATGTGCGCGCATTTTAGAGCAGCTCCTTTTAGTGGTAAAAGAAGTGTGCTCACTCTGTTAGTAACATATTAGTGGCTTGTGCTTTGTGATTCTGTCTGTGGTCCTGACATGGCTTTCTGTTCTCCACTTGGAAAGGAGAAGATACCAAATTAACTCTCTGGCTGCCCTTCTGTAGTGATTTCATCTCAAGATCTTGCAACACTTCCCTGGTCTGAATTAACACCTCTGTGAATTAGGTCAGTGGATTCACCCCATTTTGAAtgagaagagaaatggaggaCAGCATATTGTATTACTTGTCTAAAAGGCATGCCAGAGCTGGGATTAGGTCCTAGAAGATTTTTAGTCACAGCTCTTTCCGTACTGAAATGCCAGAAAGGGGCTGAAGACAGGGAGCAAGGGTCATCTGTTTAAAATTCCTGCAAGGCTGGACCATGAGGTGCAGGGGAGGAATACTCTGCCAGGCACACAAAGGCAGTGGCAGATGGCTGAACTGTTAGCTGCTCTGATGAGTAAAGGCTGGAATGATTTTTTACTGCTGCTTACTTTGTCTTTCCCAGGAGAACATCTGGAGAAGATAATTCCCCTGATTGTTCAGTACTGTAACGTGGAAGATGATGAGCTGAGAGAGTACTGCTTTCAGGCCTTTGAGTCTTTTGTGAGAAGGTGTGTGCCCTTGAAGAACAACTGTGCACCATCCTGTGCATCAGTGTCCTCCTGGTGTAAATATCTATACATTCAGCATCCAGGGTTGAGTACCTTGCTATACGCTTTCATCTTGGGAAAGACAGTTCACAAATTAAATCCCTCCTTTACATGCAGAGTTCGACTTGAGTTATGACCTATTTTACCTCAACATGTGAGAGTGTGTTTCTGTATTGGTTTTGCAGGAGTGGGAGTTTTCCTTGTCCTTGGAGGATTCCTCAGCAAGAGGGGACTGCCTCACTCCTGGTGCGTGGAGGGAGTGGGAGGCAGGAAGGGGGCTCAGGCAGaagagctgctgagctgcagctctcctgtTGTTTGGTCAAACGTTCACTGCTTGTCTTGGAAAAGGAGTCCTGCAGAGCCGCTGAGGTTTTCTCCCATAAAGGGAGGATTCAACCAGGTGGTGaaggcaatttcttttttttttttttttccttacagaaatCATTGCATCCTCCCCAGGGGAATGTGGTCTTGCTTTGTGCACAGCAGGAAGGAGCGGCTCTGGTTTAAATCATGTTAACAAAATGTCCATATAGTCTGTGAAGcattttgggttctttttgtgaTGAATTATGTTATTTGGATATTTAAAATTGCTTAGCCTTTGATTTATTAACTCTCAGGACTTTTATTTGTCGTGATAGGTGCCCAAAGGAAATTGACCCTCACATCCCTAGTGTGATGGGGTTATGTTTGAGGTACATCACCTTTGACCCAAACTACAACTATGAtaatgaggaggaggaagaggaagagatgatgGAAACTGAAAATGGGGAGGATGAAGAGCAAGGTGCCTGCTTGTGAGGATGACTGTTCTCAGCAGAACACTGGGTTAacatttctccccttcctgctttCTCACCCTCTGTGATGTTACTTTTCAGATCTGTTTCAAGACAGTCATTTCTTTTGCATGGGTTATTTTAATTCAATGGTAATAATATAGCTGTATGTGCCAAGTTCCAGCAGTAATTCTGAGgtttagttttacttttttctgacAAAGTCCTTAGATCTCTGCCTGCCTTAGGTGACTGTGAAAACACTGAAACTTGAACTCTGAACTAGCTTAGTGGAGAGCTAGACCAAGGAAGCACTGTTTTTCCTGTGCCTGCTGACTGCAGGAGCTCCTTAGAGCACATCCAGCAAGCAGCTAGGCTTAACGCCTGGAAATcctgaggagcagctgctcTGCCACCCTGATTGTTGGAAATGCTCCCTTGTGCTCCCCAAGGTGCCAGTGCTGCTTGCAGCCTGCCAGGCAGACCTCAGTCCCCTGCTCCAAGCAGTTGACTTGATATGCGTGGGTTGTTCTTCAAGGGAAGGCGTGAACACTGTCCTCTTGCCTTGCTTGTCCAAACCTCAGGTGGTGACACCAAGCGTTTGAATGCAGCTGTAACACCAATTCCTGTCTGTCCTCATAGTTTAGCTCTAGGCTTATGTGAGAGAGATGGCTTCTTACTGGGGTCCTGACAAAATGGTattgaaaagaaagatgttaCAGGCAGATCTAGGAATTGTAGTTAAACAGTTACCCTCTTACTGCATCTACTGGGGTGTTACGCAGTGTTACTGTTTTTAACCAGGCGGCTAGCCAGTATTTGTAGCTTACTCTGGTTAGTAAAGGAATTGGAAATCTTTGATTGGTCTCACTTATTTACAAGACTGAATAAACTGTTTTTCCCTGGTTGCAGGGGAGGTCAGGCAAGCCAGCAGTACTGCCGGGCTGTCGCAGCCAGCATGCCTGCCAGGGTGTGTCAGAACCACGCTGCTTTGTCAGGCTGCAGCTTTTTCATGGTTTCTGCGTTGCTTCCTCTTATCTCTCCGTCTACTAGGGTGTTTTCCACGCATACACACTGTTCCTGAGCACAAGAGCCAGCCAAAGCTTGTCTCTGCAGTCACCTAGAGGCTGCAGAGCCTGTCCTTGGGCACTTGTGCCCCTCTTTGTGAGGCTTgttgcgttttttttttttttttttcaggaagaagtacatgctaaactgctattttaaatgaaagcctGCAATTTTGTTTTAACTGTTCCAGGGCAACATAACTCAGCCTACAAACATAGTAGCCACACTATTATGTTTTTACTATAAGGTAGCTATTTTTTACTACTTTgtagcaaaagaaagcaaagctacAATCCTGGACAATTAAAAGTGCCAccataaaaacattttggtcCACCGCTAAAAATGTCTTAGTCATCAGTGAAAGCAATCTGATACTGTCTTCAAAAGAGACCTTTCGCTTATTTTCTGAATCGTGTTTACTTTGAGGTGGATGTCAAGCCTTGGTCAGATAGGAGGAGTACCTTTGATGCCTGTTAGCTATAGACAACATCTCATAATGTCTGTATTTATAGTTGCATATAGCGTGGCAGCTAAGAGCAAAAGTTAGAACAACTTCCCTGgaagaaaggcatttttttgtttactttcatACTAATTGGGGTAAGATCCTGGCTGGCATCCTGGAGAATATGTTAAATGTTCTGCCAATAACATAGTAAATTGTTACGCTGTTTTGTGCCATTCAGGAATTGCTAAGACAAATATTTACACATTTCTGGCTTTAAAATCTGGGAACTTCATTCTCCCTTCAAAACAAAAGCCTTGATGCCTGAGCTGAAGCAGCCAGTAAGGATAGTAACATTAAGGTTTATTCTCTATCAGCTTTTACTGGGAACAGACCAATTTGACACAGGGGCAGCTCTGGGTCATATTGGCTGGTAATGACATCTGTAGGGACAGGCTATTCTGGACAATTTCATGTTCCCAGATGTGTGTGAGTTACTGGCATCTGTTCGTCTGATCAGCTGGAGAGGGAAGCTCTGAGGATCAAGTGATCCTCTAGCTCTGGTTTTCTCATAATGGTGCGCCTTGTTTTCCCTTGTCTTCTTTCCAGAAAGCGATGATGAGTACAGCGACGATGATGACATCAGCTGGAAGGTCCGCAGGTCTGCAGCGAAGTGCCTGGAGGCCATTGTCAGCAGTAGGCATGATCTCCTTCAGGACTTCTACAAAACTCTTTCCCCAGTCTTGATAAGCAGATTcaaagagagggaggagaaTGTCAAAGCTGACATCTTCAGCACTTATATCTCCTTGCTGAAGCAAACACTGCCCATCCAGAGCTGGCTGCATGCTTCAGATGCCTCTGGCAAAGATGACATTCCCCTGACAATGCTTCAGAACCAGGTGCGTGTGGAGATGGCGGGCTGGATTAGATCAGAAAGCAATGAAGAGAAGTACATACCATGCCACCAATGAATATGACTAGTAGTTAAGCTTGAGAACATAGCTAGCTGAAGGAGCCCTTGGGCATGCAACCAGAGGGGACCAAATGCTGAGGGCCGACTGTTTACTGTTTGTCTCCTGCCATTCCCAGGGAGAGAGCACTGCAGCTGTGCACTGTTTCTTGCTCTCTCCCTGTTAGTTCTCTTGCTGTACTGTTAGTGCCTCTGGCTCAGCTGAGCAAGCTGCTTTGGTAGCATAGCTCTGTGCCCTGGAAGCTGGGATGACTGATgtgtttctttctggttttctccaAACTGCAGGTGCCCAACATCGTCAGGGCCTTGCACAAGCAGCTCAAAGAAAAGAGCATCAAATCAAGACAGGGTTGTTTCAGCCTCCTGACAGAACTGGCCAATGTTCTTCCCGGTTGCCTGGCAGATCACATCCCTGCACTAGTCCCTGGTAAGTTTGTCAGTGGTCTGGGGGTGAAGGAGCAGGGTTGGCTCAATCCATTCCTAATATGTATGCTCCTTGCCTGAATGTCCAGTTTTATTCCTGTATATTATCTTTGCTGAGCATCAGGACATATCAAGTTCTGCTCCATGTTGACGTGCTAAACAGCTCCCAGATCAATCCTGGCTTCTGTCTACCACTGAAAGTCAGGATAAGAATATCAAGTTCATTTCTGCAGTCCCCTGAAAAGATGCTTTCAGGAGGGCCTGTTCCAGCCTCCTTTGAAACTAGCTGGAATTAATGCTGTTAGCCTGCTGAGACACgagtgacattttcttttacaaaacgTAGTGGCATTTTAAGAACTATTTGTATTGACTGATTATTTAATTTGCACCGCCACATTTTTCTCTGAGCTTTCCTGCCCATAGGTTCATGAAGCATCCCACACTGCTGAAAGGCTCATAATACTAAGGTCCTGCTTTTGCTTGTGGTGTGACTGTGtagtaaatataaaaaaaaagtctcctgtGATTGTCTCTGGGCCTGATCCGTGCACCTCCCTCTCATGAATTAATAGATTGGAAAAAACCATTCAAACCAAGAGTCAGGCATGACTTCAGGGGGTGGCAAGCAGTATTGTTGTAAATGTTTCTCATTAAGTCTTCTGGGAAACATAAATATGTGCCACAGGCATTGGACTTGGAGGTACCTCCCTTCTACAAAGGCAGTCCATCTTTAATGGTCCACAGTTATGTTCCAAACAATACTAACAGAAGTTGTAAAACTAGATAAACATAAAAGCCTTCCCACAGAAGTATGAAGGAAAAAGTCATGAAGGGGCATTCCTGCTGCCTGGAGTGCCTGTTGTTGAGACGAGGCTTTCCCAGTCTTAATTTCATGCCATTTTGTCATGCTTGTTTGCACTTGACTAACCATCCCTTCTTGTGTCAGCCCAGGATGACTTCTCAAATTAACTTTTTACAAAGTTTTCATAGCCAGCCATCCAGGACCGCTACAAAGAACAGTTATGTCTGAATTGCCActtcctggaaagcagaaagacagCAAGGAGAGTAGCTTTCTTTAATGGCATGTATCTTTTGggtggggagaagaaagaaagattctGATTGTATCCATTTTTTGAGGGGGGAGTGGGTTTGATAAAAACCACTTGACAAAATAAGACAGCAGTTGTTCTTGTCTCTTCTGCACAGGTATTGTTTTCTCCTTGGCTGATAAATCCAGCTCCTCCAACATGAGGATAGATACGCTGTCTTTCCTTCATGTTCTTCTTTGCAACCACCAGCCAGAGGTATTTCATCCTCATATCAAAAGCCTGCTACCTCCTGTTGTGACCTGTATCGGAGACCCCTTTTATAAGATCACTTCAGAAGCTCTGCTGGTTACTCAGCAACTTGTCAAAGTTATCAGACCTTTGGACAAATCTTGCACTTTTGATGCCAAGCCCTATGTGAAGGACCTTTTCCATGGTACTCTGAAGCGACTGAAAGCAGCTGACATTGACCAGGAGGTGAAAGAGCATGCTATCTCCTGCATGGGACAAATAATTTACAGTCTGGGAGACCATTTAAGCACTGATCTCCAGCCAACCTTGAAGATATTTCTAGAGAGGCTCAAAAATGAAATCACCAGATTGACAACAGTCAAAGCATTAACCTTAATTGCTAGTTCTCCACTTAAAATAGATTTGAGACCCATTCTAGGGGAAGGTTTCCCCATTCTAGCTTCCTTCTTGAGAAAGAATCAACGTGCCTTGAAACTGAGCACTCTGACTGCTCTGGACATCCTGGTGAAGAACTACAGTGACAGCCTCAAGCCTGCCATGATAGAGTCTGTCCTAACAGAGCTCCCTGCTTTAATTACTGAGAATGACATGCACGTTTCCCAGGTGGCTATCGTGTTCCTTACTACATTAGCTAAGGTTTATCCATCCTGCATCTCTAAGATCAGCAGTTCAGTTCTTTCTGAAATCTTCCAGCTTGTCCACTCACCTTTGCTCCAAGGAGGGGCCCTGAACGCTATCATAGACTTCTTCCAGGCTCTGGTTCTGACGAAGACGGCCACCATGGGTTATTCAGAGCTGATGAAGCAGCTGACTGCACCTATTTACTCCTCAGGATCAGCCGGGGCATCAGTGACGTTACACAAACAGGCATATTACTCTGTCGCAAAGTGCGTGGCAGCCCTTTCCTCAGCCTGCCCAAAGGAAGCCCCTGCGATAGTGAACCAGTTTATCCAGgatgtaaaaaaccccaagtccAGCTCTGCTGTTAAAGTGCTAGCTTTCCTTTCACTGGCAGAGATGGGACGCACCATGAACCTCAGTGCTCAGAGAGAGCTCAAAACCGTCATCCTGGAAGCATTCACTTCGCCCAGCGAAGAGGTGAAATCCGCTGCTTCCTATGCATTGGGGAACATCAGTGTTGGGAATCTTAAGGAGTATCTTCCCTTCATGCTGAAAGAGATTGGAAGCCAGCCCAAGAGACAGTACCTCCTGCTGCACTCTCTAAAAGAAGTCATCAGCTCCTCCCCGGCCGATGGCCTCAAACCTTACGTGGAGGATATTTGGGCTCTGCTTTTCAAGCACTGTGAGTGCACAGAGGAAGGGACGCGCAATGTGGTGGCTGAATGCCTGGGGAAGCTGACTTTGGTGAATCCCTCTGAGCTGCTGCCCCGCTTGAAAAAACAGCTGTCATCAGGTAATGGGAAGGGCAGGGAAATGCCTTGTTTTGCTGGAAAGTCCTCTTGTGAACTGCTGGAGCAAAGCCAGTCTGCGGAGGTGAGAAGGAAACGAGGGATCTCTGCAAGGGGGGATCAGAGGAGCACTGGGTTGTACAGGGTGCAGGAGAGTATTAGGAACAGGGACTGCACATGGAGGTTGTGCTGGGGCAGGATTTAAACCAGGAGCTTGTTAAGACAAATCCTCTGTTCTCTTATCTCTTGAATGCGTGTGTAGTATGaccaagagaaaaatatgcACTTCAAAATTACAGCAATGATTTTGTCTCTTAATCttccactgttttttctttccatcttcaTCACAGGCTCTCCACATGCCCGGAGCACGGTGGTAACTGCAATCAAATTCACAATTGCAGACCAGCCTCAGCCTATTGATGCTCTCCTGAAGGGCTGCATAGGTAGGCTAGTACAAATAGCAATGTGAGCTGGGAACATGCGATGTGTTAGGCATCATTAGCAGCTCGGGGATTTTTCACACCTATGTGAACCTCATCTAATCTGGTTAGTTTTTATCTGTCGTTCTCTGCTTTTGGGATTAAAGAGCAACGCTGCCATGTGAGTCCTTGTTAAATGCTCTGATACTTTGCTCTTGGGCATGTTCCATTGGTGACAGAGTTTTTTTAGGGAGCATAAGGTCCTTCTGCATTTGAATTTACGATTCAAGCATCTCACAACAAGGAACTTGTAAAATATAACCTACATTAAAAGGGTCTAGGGAGCCTACATCCCAGATCTGTTGTATAAAACTGGGCCTTCTGTTTCAGAGGAGTCTGAGCAGATGAGATCTGagcaagaaaaaaccccaaaaccaacttCCTTGAATACCAACGCTTCTGATTTGACTTTAGGATGAAGTAGCTAGAATCGTGCAGTTTTCCAAATGCAGGAAAGTCATGTTTCTTCCATTTACGGTATCCCAAatgaaagaagggaaagcaTCTCTAATGTCTCTGTTAGACTGCGCCCCTGTTTTACTATAGGTGCTTTCATAACCAGACTCCTTGAAATACATTCTGATGTacttttaaagtacttttaaaacacagcaggAGGACTGACTGATGTGTTCTTATCCCAAAGGTGACTTCTTAAAAACTCTTCAGGATCCAGACCTGAATGTTCGACGTGTGGCTTTAGCCATGTTTAATTCTGCTGCTCACAACAAACCTTCTTTAATCCGAGATTTACTAAATGCAGTTCTCCCCAGCCTGTATAACGAAACGAAGGTCAGAAGGGAACTCATCCGGGAGGTATGTCAGGAGTTTGGCTTGGGTGCAATACAGCAGTGACTCAGTACGTGTGAAGCTGAGTTGAAGCT encodes:
- the LOC104264114 gene encoding cullin-associated NEDD8-dissociated protein 1, with product MASVSYHISSLLEKMTSTDKDFRFMATNDLMMELQKDSIKLDEDSEKKVVKMLLKLLEDKNGEVQNLAVKCLGPLVGKVKEYQVETIVDTLCTNMLSDKEQLRDISSIGLKTVISELPPASTGSTMTANVCKKITAQLTGAIGKQEDVSVQLEALDILSDMLSRLGGTLYSFHSSILNCLLPQLTSPRLAVRKRAIIALGHLVLTCSGNIFSELTEHLLAELKRNESTSTTRTYIQCVAGISRQAGHRIGEHLEKIIPLIVQYCNVEDDELREYCFQAFESFVRRCPKEIDPHIPSVMGLCLRYITFDPNYNYDNEEEEEEEMMETENGEDEEQESDDEYSDDDDISWKVRRSAAKCLEAIVSSRHDLLQDFYKTLSPVLISRFKEREENVKADIFSTYISLLKQTLPIQSWLHASDASGKDDIPLTMLQNQVPNIVRALHKQLKEKSIKSRQGCFSLLTELANVLPGCLADHIPALVPGIVFSLADKSSSSNMRIDTLSFLHVLLCNHQPEVFHPHIKSLLPPVVTCIGDPFYKITSEALLVTQQLVKVIRPLDKSCTFDAKPYVKDLFHGTLKRLKAADIDQEVKEHAISCMGQIIYSLGDHLSTDLQPTLKIFLERLKNEITRLTTVKALTLIASSPLKIDLRPILGEGFPILASFLRKNQRALKLSTLTALDILVKNYSDSLKPAMIESVLTELPALITENDMHVSQVAIVFLTTLAKVYPSCISKISSSVLSEIFQLVHSPLLQGGALNAIIDFFQALVLTKTATMGYSELMKQLTAPIYSSGSAGASVTLHKQAYYSVAKCVAALSSACPKEAPAIVNQFIQDVKNPKSSSAVKVLAFLSLAEMGRTMNLSAQRELKTVILEAFTSPSEEVKSAASYALGNISVGNLKEYLPFMLKEIGSQPKRQYLLLHSLKEVISSSPADGLKPYVEDIWALLFKHCECTEEGTRNVVAECLGKLTLVNPSELLPRLKKQLSSGSPHARSTVVTAIKFTIADQPQPIDALLKGCIGDFLKTLQDPDLNVRRVALAMFNSAAHNKPSLIRDLLNAVLPSLYNETKVRRELIREVEMGPFKHTVDDGLDVRKAAFECMYTLLESCLDRLDIYEYLNHVEDGLKDHYDIRMLTFIMLARLSTLCPNAVLQRLERLIEPLRATCSTKVKAGSVKQEFEKQDELKRSAMRAVAALLTIPEVEKSPAMAEFSSQIRSNPEMASLFESIQKDSASLPTSESMDMS